A portion of the Bdellovibrio bacteriovorus genome contains these proteins:
- a CDS encoding HNH endonuclease family protein — protein sequence MKTSLLVLLLVGVLSSGRAHAQQRINFDEFYTVKEPTANVATQETTSTPIDLFWDQVDEAVEWGSRVYSLLSFDHHQATFGNVLEPYNRMKHFGTWIAANDPQGRCGNTRAAVLRRDSSTNVTMSPSGCTVSRGTWEDPYTGGRFTDARDLQIDHFVPLKNAYISGADKWNKKKRCLYANYLGNKFHLLAVEGTENMRKSDRGPDGYVPPNRAYQCQYLAQWLKVKVIWSLGLTPPEKAAIEELVQDNHCTATELAYTQSDLAKQRRFIADNKDLCQ from the coding sequence ATGAAGACCTCGTTGCTTGTACTGTTACTTGTAGGGGTTTTGTCTTCAGGGCGGGCGCATGCTCAGCAGCGCATCAACTTTGATGAGTTTTACACCGTCAAAGAGCCCACGGCAAACGTGGCCACGCAAGAAACGACATCGACCCCCATTGATCTTTTTTGGGATCAAGTTGATGAGGCCGTTGAATGGGGTTCTCGGGTTTACTCTCTTTTAAGTTTTGATCATCACCAAGCTACTTTTGGAAATGTTCTTGAACCTTACAATCGAATGAAACACTTTGGCACTTGGATAGCCGCGAATGATCCGCAAGGTCGTTGCGGAAACACGCGTGCGGCGGTTTTGCGCCGTGATTCTTCAACGAATGTAACTATGTCGCCAAGTGGTTGCACGGTGTCTCGTGGCACTTGGGAAGATCCGTACACGGGCGGTCGTTTCACGGATGCTCGTGATTTACAGATTGATCACTTTGTTCCCTTAAAAAACGCCTATATCAGTGGTGCGGATAAATGGAATAAGAAAAAACGCTGTTTGTATGCAAACTACCTCGGAAACAAGTTCCACTTGCTCGCGGTGGAGGGTACCGAAAATATGCGAAAAAGCGATCGCGGGCCCGACGGGTATGTGCCGCCAAATCGAGCTTACCAGTGCCAATATCTGGCCCAGTGGTTAAAAGTGAAAGTTATTTGGTCTTTAGGTTTAACGCCGCCAGAAAAAGCGGCGATCGAAGAGCTCGTGCAAGACAATCATTGCACGGCCACGGAGCTGGCCTATACGCAAAGTGATTTGGCAAAACAGAGGCGCTTTATTGCTGACAATAAGGACTTGTGTCAGTAA
- a CDS encoding ABC transporter transmembrane domain-containing protein: MNIFARLLFSHMSSLVKLSKKKHIEESDLPALPEHLHPEHGKVAVEKINWSSSKVFLFSLIRVLTPFTRNAYAWFFFSALMSLASPVLVNRFVGLISAGITSQNISWALTYGSLLGVCGFLAGLSLQHYFYNTLQSYQIITNILNEKIFRHSLRLTQAARQKNQIGDIVNHMSSDSESIADFPVVVGDICYSMFMATAVVAMLFYYIGVSAIAALAVLFTLAPLTSFVAKRFTALDEEMMKHRDHRVTMMTQVLNAIRVVKYFAWERSVSKEVLAVRGEELRSRKKLARAEVISSLGYLAVSTVVLFVALAVHAWRGEVLDAALIFTCISLFGLLEGPFGDMSRLISRYTAAKVGADRILKFLKEESQEIRPVDGTRAEKSVAVNLVDISVTYPGSHQEALKNIEVKVPAGSSLAIVGPVGAGKSTLLYALLGEAPLAQGKVQYGDVPLANLPRLAYVPQEAYIVNDSLLENMTFGEKLTSEDVRRAVHASCLTRDLKEWAGGLRTEIGEKGVNLSGGQKQRVSLARAYLRHPQVVLLDDPLSAVDTETENLLCERLIFGAWKDVTRIVVTHRLEHLGSFDQILYLEDGRAHGVGTLTELLKICEPFAKFYGEHKKVQGEGEAEQLPAEAAQDVATVEIEEKKTRVTEDEDREVGAVKSRVYWDYISSLGGDSKLKPLILILLFGGSLAMIGLPLLQKAWLSYYTAHVAEWTALQAIGIYGLIGILVLVGSMLNHLFWLERGIAAGKSMHDKMLKSVLGAPVRFFDSTPVGRILQRFSRDIESVDVHLQWSFDSAVHCGMQVIVAIALILGLMPLMIFVIAPVMTLYYILQRDYRRPAREVKRFDSVGRSPRYAHFKESLQGLAVIRGFDKTSWFMRQFYDKLAHSQRMFYAHYMVNRWFSARIPLIGGVISLTTAVAVTISAYYGVMNAGVAGLVTLYSLSFWGYLNWGVRVFADIESRMTSIERLKFFAQLPSEVSVLKPAETPVRETWPEKGGIEVRGLKVRYASHLPLVLKGLSFAVEPGTRVGIIGRTGSGKSTFFQSLFRFIEAEEGSIVIDGVDIASVHLERLRRNLAIIPQDPTLFLGTIRNNLDRYEEYSDEQVQEALQQASMWNYVNSLPRGLQSPVTEGGLNLSQGQRQLLCLARALLTKAKVIVMDEATASVDVQTDALLQAVIRKSFAGVTMLIIAHRLGTIADCDKVVEISAGEIKSIRTPDEFSTEELEESLT, encoded by the coding sequence ATGAATATTTTCGCTCGTTTGTTGTTTTCACATATGAGTTCTTTGGTGAAGCTTTCTAAAAAAAAGCATATCGAAGAATCCGATTTACCGGCACTCCCGGAACACTTGCATCCTGAACATGGCAAAGTCGCCGTGGAAAAGATCAACTGGTCGTCATCGAAAGTTTTTTTATTTTCGTTGATCCGTGTTTTAACGCCGTTCACCCGTAATGCTTATGCCTGGTTTTTCTTTTCGGCGTTGATGTCATTAGCTTCACCGGTGTTGGTGAATCGATTTGTCGGATTAATTTCCGCGGGCATCACTTCCCAGAACATTTCTTGGGCGTTGACCTATGGGTCGTTGTTAGGTGTGTGTGGATTTTTAGCGGGCTTAAGTCTGCAACATTATTTTTATAATACGCTGCAGTCTTATCAGATCATCACCAATATCTTAAATGAAAAGATCTTTCGTCACAGCTTGCGTTTAACTCAAGCTGCGCGACAAAAAAATCAGATCGGCGATATCGTGAACCACATGAGTTCGGACAGTGAATCCATTGCGGATTTTCCGGTCGTGGTGGGTGATATCTGCTATTCTATGTTTATGGCGACCGCCGTTGTGGCCATGCTTTTCTATTATATTGGTGTGTCGGCGATTGCGGCGTTAGCGGTCTTATTCACCTTGGCGCCTTTAACAAGCTTTGTCGCGAAACGATTCACCGCACTTGATGAAGAAATGATGAAACATCGCGATCACCGCGTGACGATGATGACGCAAGTCCTGAATGCCATTCGGGTGGTGAAATACTTTGCGTGGGAGCGAAGCGTTTCTAAAGAAGTGCTGGCCGTGCGTGGGGAAGAACTGCGCAGCCGTAAAAAATTGGCACGTGCTGAAGTGATTTCAAGCCTTGGATACTTAGCCGTTTCAACCGTGGTCTTGTTTGTCGCTTTGGCGGTGCATGCGTGGCGCGGGGAAGTTTTAGACGCGGCTTTGATTTTCACCTGTATTTCTTTATTTGGACTCTTAGAAGGTCCTTTCGGGGATATGTCGCGTTTGATTTCCCGTTACACGGCAGCGAAGGTCGGTGCGGATCGTATTTTGAAATTCTTAAAAGAAGAATCGCAAGAAATTCGTCCCGTGGATGGCACGCGCGCAGAAAAATCAGTGGCCGTCAACCTCGTGGATATTTCGGTCACTTATCCGGGCAGTCATCAAGAGGCTTTAAAAAATATCGAAGTGAAAGTGCCCGCAGGCTCTTCACTGGCCATTGTGGGGCCGGTTGGGGCGGGGAAAAGTACTTTGCTTTATGCGCTTTTAGGTGAAGCGCCTTTGGCACAAGGAAAAGTGCAGTACGGGGATGTGCCGTTGGCAAATCTTCCGCGCCTTGCTTACGTGCCACAAGAAGCTTACATCGTGAATGATTCGTTGTTAGAAAATATGACCTTTGGTGAAAAGCTCACAAGCGAAGACGTGCGCCGCGCGGTGCACGCCAGCTGTCTTACTCGCGACTTAAAAGAATGGGCTGGGGGCTTGCGCACTGAAATTGGCGAAAAAGGTGTGAACCTTTCTGGCGGTCAAAAACAGCGCGTGTCTTTAGCGCGTGCTTATTTACGTCATCCGCAAGTGGTTTTACTGGATGATCCCTTATCAGCCGTAGATACAGAAACCGAAAACTTACTCTGTGAACGTCTGATTTTTGGCGCCTGGAAAGACGTCACCAGAATCGTGGTGACTCATCGTTTAGAACACTTGGGATCTTTTGATCAGATTCTTTACTTAGAAGACGGTCGCGCTCACGGTGTGGGAACTTTGACAGAGCTTTTAAAAATTTGTGAACCTTTTGCGAAGTTTTATGGTGAACATAAAAAAGTTCAAGGTGAAGGGGAAGCAGAACAATTACCTGCAGAAGCGGCCCAAGACGTCGCGACGGTCGAGATTGAAGAAAAGAAAACTCGCGTCACCGAAGATGAAGACCGCGAAGTGGGTGCGGTTAAAAGTCGCGTGTACTGGGATTATATCAGTTCATTAGGTGGAGACAGTAAATTAAAACCTCTGATCTTGATTCTGCTTTTTGGTGGCTCGCTGGCGATGATTGGATTGCCCCTTTTACAGAAAGCCTGGCTTTCTTATTACACGGCGCACGTGGCAGAGTGGACCGCCTTACAAGCCATCGGCATTTACGGCTTGATCGGGATTTTGGTTTTAGTCGGATCCATGTTAAATCACCTGTTCTGGTTAGAACGTGGGATTGCTGCAGGTAAAAGCATGCATGATAAAATGCTGAAAAGTGTTTTAGGTGCGCCGGTGCGTTTCTTTGACTCCACACCTGTGGGAAGGATCTTGCAAAGGTTTTCGCGCGATATTGAATCCGTCGACGTGCATTTGCAATGGAGCTTTGATTCTGCGGTTCACTGCGGGATGCAAGTCATCGTGGCGATTGCTTTGATCTTAGGTTTAATGCCCTTGATGATTTTTGTGATCGCGCCGGTGATGACCTTGTATTACATCTTGCAACGCGACTATCGACGTCCAGCGCGGGAAGTAAAACGCTTTGACAGTGTGGGCCGCTCGCCAAGATATGCGCACTTTAAAGAATCCCTGCAAGGTTTGGCGGTCATTCGTGGTTTTGACAAGACGTCGTGGTTTATGCGTCAGTTTTATGACAAGCTGGCGCACAGCCAACGCATGTTTTACGCGCATTACATGGTGAACCGTTGGTTTTCTGCGCGCATTCCACTTATTGGCGGCGTGATTTCGTTAACCACCGCGGTGGCGGTCACAATTTCGGCTTATTACGGCGTGATGAATGCGGGTGTTGCCGGTTTGGTGACTTTGTACTCGCTTTCGTTTTGGGGATATTTAAATTGGGGCGTGCGTGTCTTTGCGGATATTGAATCGCGCATGACTTCGATTGAACGTCTTAAATTTTTCGCGCAACTGCCTTCAGAGGTTTCGGTATTAAAACCCGCCGAAACTCCTGTACGCGAAACGTGGCCAGAAAAAGGGGGTATTGAAGTGCGCGGACTTAAAGTGCGTTACGCAAGCCACTTGCCATTGGTATTAAAAGGTTTGTCTTTTGCTGTTGAACCGGGAACCCGTGTGGGAATTATCGGGCGGACGGGTTCAGGTAAAAGTACTTTCTTTCAAAGTCTTTTCCGCTTTATTGAAGCTGAAGAAGGCAGCATTGTGATTGACGGCGTAGACATTGCCTCTGTTCACTTAGAAAGATTGCGTCGCAATCTTGCGATCATTCCGCAAGATCCGACCTTGTTCCTGGGAACGATTCGTAACAATCTAGACCGTTACGAAGAGTATTCGGATGAACAAGTTCAAGAAGCCTTACAGCAAGCCTCGATGTGGAATTATGTAAACTCTCTTCCACGGGGGCTTCAATCACCCGTCACCGAAGGTGGTTTAAACTTAAGCCAAGGTCAAAGACAGCTTCTGTGCTTAGCACGCGCTTTGTTAACAAAAGCCAAAGTCATCGTGATGGACGAAGCCACGGCCAGTGTCGATGTTCAGACGGATGCATTGTTGCAAGCCGTGATTCGTAAATCTTTTGCGGGTGTCACCATGTTGATTATTGCCCATCGCTTAGGAACAATTGCGGATTGTGACAAGGTGGTTGAAATTTCGGCCGGGGAGATTAAATCCATTCGAACACCAGATGAATTTAGTACGGAAGAACTTGAAGAAAGTTTGACCTGA
- a CDS encoding putative Na+/H+ antiporter, with protein sequence MITALQILGTVLFGVAVLHTFLVGFFTKISHRFPKHSFLHGFFHLMGEIEVVFAVWAAILMGLFIGIEGWDKAIAYQKSLNFTEPFFIFAIMVICSTRPILTGARQLILAMSSGLQKILRTPAIATDVFVVLTLGPLSGSLITEPAAMTVTAFMLNAILEKESDKLLYAALAVLFVNVSIGGALTPFAAPPILMVAQKWNWDFNYVFFNLGWKSAVAIFVNTLGLILIFKSSLQKGVSLKEVETRMAGAQAAIPLGVTLLHVVFLVGVVLTSHYQNAFLGIFLLFLGVASVTQSYQDSLRLKESLLVSLFLGGIIQFGAFQEWWLSPLLSSLNEFSLFVGAVSLTAVTDNAALTYLGSQVTNLSDASKYSLVAGAIVGGGLTVIANAPNAAGYSILSHRFKSGLSPLSLLLSAIAPTAVAFFCLWVL encoded by the coding sequence ATGATCACTGCTTTACAGATTCTTGGAACAGTCCTTTTTGGCGTCGCTGTTTTACACACATTCCTCGTGGGCTTCTTTACCAAGATTTCCCACCGCTTTCCCAAACATTCTTTCTTGCATGGCTTTTTCCATCTTATGGGGGAAATCGAAGTCGTTTTTGCCGTGTGGGCCGCGATCCTTATGGGTTTGTTCATTGGAATTGAGGGCTGGGATAAAGCGATCGCTTATCAGAAGTCTTTAAACTTCACGGAGCCATTTTTTATTTTTGCGATCATGGTGATATGTTCCACCAGGCCGATCCTCACGGGCGCGCGCCAGCTTATTTTGGCTATGAGTTCGGGTTTGCAAAAAATATTGCGCACTCCTGCGATCGCGACGGATGTTTTCGTAGTGCTCACGTTAGGTCCCTTAAGCGGCAGCTTAATTACGGAACCCGCGGCCATGACGGTGACGGCGTTCATGTTAAATGCGATCTTAGAAAAAGAGTCTGATAAGTTACTTTATGCCGCGTTGGCGGTTTTATTTGTGAATGTTTCGATCGGTGGGGCACTGACTCCCTTTGCTGCTCCGCCCATTTTGATGGTGGCGCAAAAGTGGAATTGGGACTTTAATTATGTATTTTTTAATTTGGGTTGGAAAAGTGCCGTCGCCATTTTTGTAAACACTTTGGGTTTGATTTTAATTTTTAAATCGTCTTTGCAAAAAGGCGTTTCGTTAAAAGAAGTTGAAACCAGAATGGCGGGCGCGCAAGCAGCGATTCCTTTAGGGGTAACACTTTTGCATGTGGTGTTCCTTGTGGGGGTTGTTTTAACTTCGCATTATCAAAATGCTTTCTTAGGAATATTTTTATTATTCTTAGGGGTGGCGAGTGTCACTCAAAGTTATCAAGACTCTTTGCGTTTAAAAGAAAGCTTGCTCGTGAGTTTATTCCTTGGCGGTATTATTCAGTTCGGGGCTTTTCAAGAATGGTGGCTGTCCCCATTGCTGAGCAGTTTAAATGAATTTTCATTGTTCGTCGGTGCCGTCTCCTTGACGGCCGTCACGGACAACGCGGCCTTAACTTATTTAGGCTCTCAAGTGACAAACTTGAGTGATGCCAGCAAGTACTCCCTGGTGGCGGGTGCCATAGTGGGTGGGGGCTTAACGGTGATTGCCAATGCCCCTAATGCCGCAGGGTATTCGATTTTAAGTCATCGCTTTAAATCGGGCTTGAGTCCTTTGAGTTTACTTTTGTCAGCGATAGCTCCGACCGCGGTTGCTTTTTTCTGTTTATGGGTCCTGTAA
- a CDS encoding PAS domain-containing hybrid sensor histidine kinase/response regulator, whose product MDSLSQAFFELSGDMVGIMGFDWRPIKLNSIWEQHLGWSLEELYGMCFKDLVHPDDISYVTEKFKGPEDLDKPCCVTLRYLTKEGPYKYLSWNFIAKSSDKKIVAIVRDVTRQAMYEEILKQTNKSARVGVWNIGVQTQSGYWSPEIYDMFGLDPKKDVLTLYGCSEYFGEADNALIKESFNKLLSDGTGYDIEATVISKTGSKVPVRIVGSGLKENGVVTRAFGVMQDISYVKEGDRALRYQQYLLNGLLDASPSIFYVKDLEGRYILVNRRFEELLGRPRGQLLGKSDFDLFEKRDALRHLRSDHKIIEKKETLKAPDEILLDSGLELHFLSEKFPLLDENGKVVAIAGVSTDISELHKYQQELVKAKELAEAGTRAKSEFLTNMSHEIRTPMNSIIGMAEILLDSNLDTEQIKVVQIMGRAAESLMQIINDILDLSKIEAGVMNFEHVPFTVREVVKRATELLMVKAVEKKLSLEYEVMPDVPEKMTGDFMKVQQVLINLIANGLKFTSFGGVKVVVSLEQTSIGKAVRFSIRDTGIGLDPDNKKTIFARFAQADSSITRRFGGTGLGLSISQELVVRMGGVIGVESQLGQGSEFYFCLPCS is encoded by the coding sequence ATGGACAGTCTTAGTCAGGCATTTTTTGAGCTATCTGGGGACATGGTTGGGATTATGGGCTTTGACTGGCGGCCCATTAAACTAAATAGTATTTGGGAACAGCACCTGGGGTGGAGCTTAGAAGAACTTTACGGCATGTGCTTTAAAGATCTGGTTCATCCCGATGATATTTCTTACGTCACCGAAAAATTTAAAGGCCCTGAAGACTTAGACAAGCCCTGTTGCGTGACTTTGCGCTATCTGACCAAAGAAGGCCCTTATAAATATTTAAGTTGGAACTTCATTGCCAAAAGTTCAGATAAAAAGATCGTTGCGATAGTTCGCGATGTCACGCGCCAAGCTATGTATGAAGAGATCTTAAAGCAGACCAATAAATCCGCGCGCGTGGGCGTCTGGAATATCGGCGTGCAGACTCAAAGTGGATATTGGTCACCAGAAATTTACGATATGTTCGGGCTTGATCCCAAAAAAGACGTTTTAACTCTGTATGGATGTAGCGAGTATTTTGGCGAAGCCGATAATGCCCTGATCAAAGAAAGTTTCAATAAGCTCTTAAGCGATGGCACTGGTTACGATATCGAAGCCACGGTGATTTCTAAAACCGGCAGCAAAGTCCCTGTGCGAATTGTGGGGTCTGGATTAAAAGAAAACGGCGTGGTCACGCGCGCCTTCGGCGTGATGCAAGACATCTCTTACGTCAAAGAAGGAGATCGTGCTTTACGCTATCAACAGTATCTTTTAAATGGTCTGCTGGATGCGTCGCCATCCATTTTTTATGTGAAGGATTTAGAGGGGCGATATATTTTAGTAAATCGTCGTTTTGAAGAACTTTTGGGGCGTCCACGGGGACAGCTTTTAGGTAAATCTGATTTTGATCTTTTTGAAAAACGGGATGCTCTTCGCCACCTGCGCTCGGATCATAAAATTATTGAGAAAAAAGAAACCTTGAAGGCGCCGGATGAAATTTTATTAGATAGCGGATTGGAACTGCATTTTTTATCTGAAAAATTTCCGCTTTTAGACGAAAACGGCAAAGTCGTGGCGATTGCGGGTGTTTCCACCGACATCAGCGAGTTGCATAAATATCAACAAGAGCTGGTCAAAGCCAAAGAACTGGCCGAAGCCGGCACGCGCGCAAAGTCTGAGTTTTTAACCAATATGAGTCACGAAATTCGCACGCCGATGAATTCCATCATCGGCATGGCCGAAATTCTTTTAGATTCAAATTTGGATACAGAACAAATCAAGGTCGTGCAAATCATGGGACGGGCGGCAGAGTCCTTGATGCAAATTATTAACGACATCTTGGATCTTTCAAAAATTGAAGCCGGCGTCATGAACTTTGAACACGTGCCCTTCACGGTGCGTGAAGTGGTTAAGCGCGCCACAGAGTTATTGATGGTGAAAGCCGTTGAAAAGAAATTAAGCCTTGAATACGAAGTCATGCCGGATGTTCCTGAAAAAATGACCGGTGATTTTATGAAGGTGCAGCAAGTTTTGATCAACTTGATTGCTAATGGACTTAAGTTCACCAGTTTTGGGGGCGTTAAGGTTGTGGTTTCGCTGGAACAAACCTCGATTGGGAAAGCGGTCCGCTTTTCGATCCGCGATACGGGCATTGGGCTTGACCCTGACAATAAAAAAACAATTTTTGCGCGCTTTGCCCAGGCGGATTCATCAATCACTCGTCGTTTTGGCGGGACGGGGCTGGGATTAAGTATCAGCCAAGAGCTTGTCGTGCGCATGGGTGGGGTCATTGGTGTTGAAAGTCAGTTGGGACAAGGGTCCGAATTTTATTTCTGCTTGCCTTGCTCTTAG
- a CDS encoding OmpA family protein, translating to MFSNTKFLIALAATALLAACASKPVNMPAISENASASAEIQKTEQMINEARQQQVDVLSPKNFTQAEKHLAKAKVMQEKEKPNAKIIEELSYAQGFLADAKGKSEISALSMKDITTAREGALQARASEILPKEWRGAEKDLESVTKKIEKGNLSKADKEGSEIIAKYRELEIKSVEKAHLGVAAANIEKAKKDKADKKAPKTWGLAVMKYDNATKIIASNPKNTEAIRAAATDATKESVRLNDILGKVNAGNSEDLVLTAERQQRQIGTLRKGASQTASELAMTEEELASAARQNQALAAKQSELQKSQDALKTAATLREQLKPTEAEVFVDQNKVKVRLKALRFPSNQSALGPKNQAFLNKVESALQGINVSRVTVEGHTDATGDADKNAVLSEKRAQSVEQYLTAKGGLKSDQVQAVGLGSEQPISDNNTARGRAENRRIDLVIETE from the coding sequence ATGTTTTCAAATACCAAGTTCTTAATCGCGTTGGCAGCGACGGCCCTCTTGGCGGCCTGCGCCAGCAAGCCGGTGAACATGCCCGCCATTTCGGAAAACGCCAGCGCCAGTGCGGAAATCCAAAAAACCGAGCAAATGATTAATGAAGCTCGTCAACAGCAAGTCGATGTTCTTTCACCGAAGAACTTCACCCAAGCTGAAAAACATTTAGCAAAAGCCAAAGTGATGCAAGAAAAAGAAAAACCCAATGCGAAAATCATCGAAGAGCTTTCTTACGCTCAAGGTTTTTTAGCGGATGCCAAGGGTAAATCAGAGATCTCAGCCCTTTCAATGAAAGACATCACCACCGCGCGCGAGGGCGCCTTGCAAGCTCGCGCCTCAGAAATCCTGCCGAAAGAATGGCGAGGTGCGGAAAAAGACTTAGAATCGGTGACTAAAAAAATCGAAAAAGGAAACCTTTCAAAAGCCGACAAAGAGGGTTCCGAGATTATCGCTAAATACCGCGAACTAGAAATCAAATCGGTAGAAAAAGCCCATCTGGGGGTTGCCGCCGCCAATATTGAAAAAGCCAAAAAAGACAAAGCGGATAAAAAAGCGCCAAAAACTTGGGGCCTGGCCGTCATGAAATATGACAATGCCACTAAAATTATCGCTTCCAATCCGAAAAATACCGAGGCCATTCGTGCCGCGGCCACCGACGCCACGAAAGAATCGGTGCGACTCAATGATATTTTAGGCAAAGTGAATGCGGGCAACTCTGAAGATTTGGTGCTGACAGCAGAACGTCAACAACGTCAGATCGGCACTCTTCGTAAAGGGGCTTCACAAACCGCGAGCGAACTTGCAATGACCGAGGAAGAACTTGCCTCCGCGGCAAGACAAAACCAAGCTCTCGCCGCAAAACAAAGTGAGCTGCAAAAATCACAAGATGCGCTAAAAACGGCCGCCACTTTGCGTGAGCAATTAAAGCCGACGGAAGCCGAAGTTTTCGTGGATCAAAACAAAGTGAAAGTGCGTTTGAAGGCTTTAAGATTTCCTTCCAATCAATCCGCCCTGGGACCTAAAAATCAAGCGTTCTTAAACAAGGTTGAATCCGCCCTGCAAGGAATTAATGTCAGCCGTGTGACCGTAGAAGGCCACACGGATGCGACCGGGGATGCCGACAAAAACGCGGTGCTTTCAGAAAAACGCGCGCAATCCGTTGAACAATACTTAACCGCGAAAGGTGGTTTAAAGTCAGACCAAGTCCAGGCGGTGGGCCTAGGTTCAGAACAACCCATTAGTGACAACAACACGGCGCGGGGGCGTGCAGAAAACCGTCGTATTGATTTAGTTATTGAAACCGAATAG
- a CDS encoding ZIP family metal transporter: MSGLIAGVVAGGITGLSTIVGALPVLKKETRTWNPWRSLNLDFAIGMMLAAAAFNLIGPAYKSSPNSTFGVSLALALGVVSIYTLSHLIHKVSPTEWSSHRRAWLFVTAMMLHNLPEGLASGAALSADSISASNGWTVVGAIVFQNFPEGLATAAAFLSIGFSRKAAFIGAAMTGVMEILGGTIGGIFASITSASLPFILAFAGGAMISVTLEEIFAKARATKMMYLLERQFLAGALAVVLMNWIIT, encoded by the coding sequence ATGAGTGGTTTAATTGCAGGTGTTGTCGCAGGTGGGATCACAGGGTTATCAACGATCGTGGGAGCCTTGCCTGTGCTCAAAAAAGAAACTCGCACATGGAATCCATGGCGCAGTCTGAATTTAGACTTTGCCATCGGTATGATGTTAGCGGCCGCCGCCTTTAATCTGATTGGTCCTGCTTATAAAAGTTCACCGAACAGCACGTTTGGGGTGTCCCTGGCCTTAGCCCTGGGCGTGGTTTCGATTTACACTTTAAGTCACCTTATTCACAAGGTATCACCGACAGAATGGTCGTCGCATCGGCGCGCGTGGTTGTTTGTTACGGCCATGATGCTGCACAATCTTCCGGAAGGTTTAGCTTCTGGCGCGGCGTTAAGTGCTGATTCTATTTCTGCAAGCAATGGATGGACCGTGGTGGGGGCTATCGTATTTCAAAATTTCCCTGAAGGACTGGCTACGGCCGCGGCCTTCTTATCCATCGGTTTTTCACGTAAAGCGGCCTTTATTGGCGCCGCGATGACAGGCGTGATGGAAATTCTGGGTGGAACCATCGGGGGGATTTTTGCTAGCATCACGTCGGCCTCGTTGCCATTTATCTTGGCCTTTGCCGGCGGCGCGATGATCAGTGTCACCTTAGAAGAAATTTTTGCCAAAGCCCGCGCGACAAAAATGATGTATCTCTTAGAGCGCCAGTTTTTAGCTGGGGCCTTAGCTGTCGTTTTAATGAATTGGATCATCACGTAA
- a CDS encoding Dps family protein: MRSSTSLKDSQKLTAARSESTATSAVVETAKKTLADEYILQLKTQNAHWNVEGPMFFSLHKLFEEQYEKLSEYVDRTAEVVRALKSPAPGSFEAFKDLSALQEFSDGKISAESYVGALSQDHTNMAIALKSRLELAEDAEETSCVVLYEDLISFHEKAAWMIRSHNAGTR, encoded by the coding sequence ATGAGATCATCTACATCACTGAAAGACAGTCAAAAATTGACAGCCGCACGCTCCGAATCAACGGCCACGTCGGCGGTTGTCGAAACCGCGAAAAAAACATTGGCTGACGAATATATTTTGCAGTTAAAAACCCAAAATGCGCATTGGAACGTCGAAGGCCCGATGTTCTTTTCATTGCATAAACTTTTTGAAGAGCAATACGAAAAGCTCTCTGAGTACGTGGACCGCACCGCCGAAGTCGTTCGCGCTTTAAAATCCCCTGCTCCAGGTTCTTTTGAGGCTTTTAAAGACCTTTCGGCACTGCAAGAGTTCTCGGATGGAAAAATTTCTGCCGAAAGCTACGTCGGTGCCTTGTCACAAGACCATACAAACATGGCTATTGCTTTGAAATCTCGTTTAGAGCTTGCCGAAGACGCAGAGGAAACTAGCTGTGTCGTACTTTATGAGGATCTGATCAGTTTCCATGAAAAGGCAGCGTGGATGATTCGCAGCCACAACGCCGGAACTCGATAG